The genomic DNA TGCGCGAGGTAGGTCTTCTTCACGCCGTACTTGGGGTGGGTCAGCCGGTGCGCCAGCTCGCCGTGGTTGGTGAGCAGGATCACACCTTCGGTCTCGGTGTCGAGCCGCCCGACGTGGAAAAGACGCGTCTCCCGGTTGGTGACGTAGTCGCCGAGGCACTGCCGGCCCTCGGGGTCCTCCATCGTGGCGACGACACCGGCGGGCTTGTTCAGCGAGAAGAACTGGTACGACTGCGTCGCCACCGTCAGCCCGTCGACCTTGATCTCGTCGTGCTCGGGGTCGACGCGCAGCCCCTGCTCGACCACGATCTCGCCGTTGACCTCGACCCGGGACTGCTCGATCAGCTCCTCGCAGGAGCGCCGGGAGCCGTAGCCCGCGCGTGCGAGGACCTTCTGCAGCCGCTCGCCCCCCTGCTCGGCGCCCGGGAAGGTCTTGGGCGGCTTGATGTCCTTCTTGCCCGCGTACCGCTCCCGGTTGCGCTCCTCGGCCCGCGCGTCGTACTCACGCGAGGTCGCCGGCGCCCAGCGCCCGCGTCCGGTGCTCTGGCCCTGCTTGGGACCGCCCTTGGCACCACCGCGCGCGGCGGCACCCCGCCCTGACTTGGGGCCTTCGTGGGATCCCGTGGGACCTACGTCGTAGCGCCGCTCCTCGGGACGCGGCTTTCCGGCGCGCTTCGGCTTGTCGTCGCGCCCTCCCGCGCCCCTCGGCTGGGAGCCGCCCCCGCCGGCACCCCGGGAGTTGCCCGCGCCGGAACCACGGCCGCCGCCGCCACCGCCGGAACCCCGGGGATTGCCGCCCCCGCCGGTCCCGCGGGGGTTGCCGCGCCCGCCGCTCCTACCGCCGCCACCACTGCTGCCACTGCCACTGCTTCGCATCAAAGTTCCGTCGTCGTCGTTTCGTCTGCATCTGCATCCGGTGCATCCGGATCGAACGACGGGACCCCTTCCAGCGTCTCCGCCTCGATCGCCTCAGCCTCAGGGAGGAAGGGCGCGAGCTCCGGGAGCTCGTCCAGGCCACGCAGGCCCATCCGCTCCAGAAAGTAGTTCGTCGTCACGTACAGGATCGCACCTGTTTCGGGTTCCGTGCCCGCCTCCTCGACGAGACCCCGCTGCAGAAGGGTGCGCATCACACCGTCGCAGTTGACTCCGCGGACCATCGAGACCCTGCTGCGGCTGACCGGCTGGCGGTACGCGACGACCGCCAGGGTCTCCAGCGCCGCCTGGGTGAGCCGGGCCTGCTGACCGTCCAGGACGAAGCCCTCGACGGCCGGCGCGAACTCCGGACGTGAGTAGAAACGCCAGCCCCCGGCGATCAGCCGCAGCTCGAAACCGCGCCCCTGGACGGTGTACTCGTCGGCCAGCTCGCGCAACGCGTCCGAGATCCGCCGTTTGGGCCGCTGGAGTATTTTCGCGAGGTGCTCCACGGTCGCGGGCTCGTCCACGACCATGAGGACGGCCTCCAGGGCGGGCTTGAGGTCGAGATCCGCGACGGCGGACGGGCTCGCCGGTACGCCCGTGTTCTCCTCGCTCACGCCGACTCCTCCTTGGTCTCCTTGGGCGGCTCGGGCGGCCGGTCGAACTCGTCCGTCACCACCGGCTCGCCCTCCCCCTCCCCACCGGTCCAGCGCACGATCAGATCCCCGAGCGCGGTCTCCTGGTCCAGCGCGACGGCTTTCTCCCGGTACAGCTCCAGCAGGGCCAGGAACCTCGCCACGACGGTCAGGGTGTCGTCGACGTCCTCGACCAGCGTGCGGAAGCTGGCCTCGCCGAGCTCCCGCAGCCGCGCCACCACGATCCCGGCCTGCTCCTGCACGCTCACCAGCGGCGCGTGGATGTGATCGACGTACACCTGCGGCCTGGGCCTGGGCTGCATCGCCTTCACGGCGAGCCTGGCGAAGCCCTCGGGGCCGATCCGGATGACGACCTCGGGCAGCAGCTCGGCGTGGTGCGGTTCGAGTCCGACGGTCCGGGGGTAGCGCCGGGCCTCCTCGTCGAGGCGCCGGTTGAAGATGTCGGCGATCTGCTTGTACGCCCGGTACTGCAACAGGCGCGCGAACAGCAGGTCCCGGGCCTCCAGCAGCGCCAGATCGGCCTCGTCCTCGACCTCCGCGGAGGGCAGCAGCCGGGCCGCCTTCAGATCCAGCAGGGTCGCCGCGACGACGAGGAACTCGGTCGTCTGGTCCAGGTCCCAGTCGGGCCCCATCGCCCTGATGTGCGACATGAACTCATCGGTGACCTTGGACAGCGCCACCTCGGTGACATCGAGCTTGTGCTTCGAGATCAACTGGAGGAGAAGATCGAAAGGCCCCTCGAAGTTGGCGAGCCGCACCTTGAAGACACCGTCATCGGGTTCTTCGGCCGAGGCTTCCTCGACAGGCGCCTCAGGCTCTTCTACGACGGCCTCGGGCTCCGGCGCTGCCACGACGACCTCGGGCTCGGCCTCAGGAGCCGTACCGGGCCCCTTGCCCAGCGCACGCCGACGTCCGGCAGGTGTGCCGGCGGCGGGAGCGTCGTTCGAGGTCATGGCCCCCGCAGGCTACCGCTACCGCCCGCGAAGCCGGCGGACGAGAATGCTCGCGTCCCCGCGGGACTCCAGATCGGCCAGGACGACGGCGACCGCCTCGCGCACGATCCGTCCGCGGTCGACCGCGAGGCCGTGCTCGCCCCGGAGCATCAGGCGCGCGTGCTCCAGGTCGATCAGTTCCTCGGCGGACACGTACACGGTGATCTTCTCGTCGTGCCGCTCGCGCCCGGTGGGCCGGCGCTGGGCCTGCGCCCCCTGGCGCTGCTTTCGAGGCTGGGCAGAACCTTCCTGCACCCCCTGACGTCGCCCGGAGCCGTCCGCGGACCGGCTGCGGGACTCGCCGCCGTCCGAGTCCGCCGCGACATGCTCGGCACCCGCTCCGTCACCGCCCTGGGCGGGTACGGACTGTGGGGCGTCCTCCCCGGCGGCGGCGCCGTCGCTCTCCCCCGCCGGAGCCGGCACCCGGGCCTCGCCGTTGGCCCGGCTCCTGGGGGTGGACGACTGAAGCGCCATCCCCCCTGTCGTACGGAACAGTTCGTCGGCCCCCGGCAGACTCACTCGGCGTGACACCGGGCGAGCACCTCCCTGGCGAGCTGGCGATAGGCGGCGGCACCGACGGAGTTGGACGCGTACGTGGTGATCGGCTCACCGGCGACCGTGGTCTCCGGGAAGCGCACCGTGCGCCCGATGACCGTGTGGTAGACGTGATCGTCGAACGCCTCGACCACGCGCGCGAGCACCTCACGGCTGTGCACGGTGCGGGAGTCGTACATCGTGGCGAGGATGCCGTCGAGCTCCAACTCCGGGTTGAGCCGCTCCTGGACCTTCTCGATGGTCTCCGTCAGCAGCGCGACTCCGCGCAGCGCGAAGAACTCGCACTCCAGCGGCACGATCACCTTGTGAGCCGCCGTCAGGGCGTTCACGGTGAGCAGGCCGAGGGAGGGCTGACAGTCGATCACGATGTAGTCGTAGTCGGCCATCAGCGGCTTCAACGCCCGCTGCAGGGTGGACTCGCGCGCGACCTCGCTCACCAACTGCACTTCGGCGGCCGACAAGTCGATGTTGCTGGGCAGCAAGTCCATGTTCGGGACTGCGGTCTTGAGGAGCACCTCGTCGGCCGACATGCCCCGCTCCATGAGCAGGTTGTAGACGGTGAGGTCCAACTCCATGGGATTGACGCCGAGTCCGACCGACAGCGCGCCCTGCGGGTCGAAGTCGACGAGCAGTACACGCCGGCCGTACTCCGCGAGCGCGGCACCCAGGTTGATGGTCGACGTGGTCTTGCCGACGCCGCCCTTCTGGTTGCACATCGCGACGATCGTCGCGGGGCCGTGACTGGTCAGCGGGCCCGGGATCGGGAAGTACGGGAGCGGGCGTCCGGTCGGGCCCACGCGCTCACGGCGCTGGCGGGCCGCGTCGGGCGCGAGTGTGGCCGCGTACTCGGGATCGGGCTCGTACTCGGCGTCGGGGTCGTAGAAGTGCCCGTCGGGCAGTTCGTCGTAGTCGGCGAAATGGTTGTGGGGCGCACCCCTTCCGTCGCCGGCCATGGCGTTCACGTGATGGCCATCCATGCTCTGGTGTGCTGGCTGAGTCACCCCTGGCTTCTGGTGACCCTGGTGGGCTGCGAAGGTTCGCACCGCAACGGAGCCGACAGCCTCGAACCCCGCGGGCTCCTGGCCCCTTGCAGGCATTCCTGGTTGACCACCCCCGGGAGAAAATGTCGACTCATTCACAAGTCGTCTTACCTCCTTGGTGACCAGGGAACTTCTCGATAGGTCAGCGTGGCACCATGCCGACGGATGGCGACTCTATGGCGTGTCGGGTGTTCGCAGCAACACAATCCGCCGGACCCGGCCCGTTGTGTCGGCAATGAAACATCCCTCTGTCAAGGGCGTACGGCAGTCGCACGGCAGGTTTCACCGGTGCACGAATCGGTTCAAGGGTTATGTTCGGCGCGAGTTGACCGAGTGCCGCAAAGTGACCATACACACACTTCCGGCCGGACCTGTCGAGCAAGGTCCGGCCGGGCGTGCGGTGTTGACGACCTGTGTTGACGTATCGCCTTTTGCCGAACGGTGACTTAGTCGACAGAGTCAGCCGAGCAGGGTCTCCAGCTCGACGTGCTCGAGTCCGTGCGCCTCGGCGACCTCGCGGTAAATCACCTTGCCGTCATGGGTGTTGAGGCCCTTGGCGAGAGCAGGATCACGTCGCAGCGCCTCGACCCAGCCGCGGTTGGCGAGCTCCACGATGTACGGCAGCGTCGCGTTGGTGAGCGCGTAGGTCGACGTGTTGGGCACCGCGCCGGGCATGTTGGCGACGCAGTAGAAGACCGAGTTGTGGACCGGGAAGGTCGGCTCGGCGTGAGTGGTCGGACGCGAGTCCTCGAAGCAGCCGCCCTGGTCGATCGCGATGTCGACAAGAACACTTCCGGGCTTCATCCGCGACACGAGTTCGTTGGTGACGAGCTTCGGCGCCTTGGCGCCCGGGATGAGCACCGCGCCGATGACGAGGTCGGCGTCCAGGACGGCCTTCTCCAGCTCGAAGGAGTTGGACATGATCGCCCGGACCTTGGTGCCGAAGACCTTGTCGGCCTCGCGGAGCTTGTTGATGTCGCGGTCGAGCAGCGTGACGTGGAAGCCCATGCCGACGGCGATCTGCGTGGCGTTCCAGCCGGAGACACCGCCGCCGATGACGACGGCCCGCGCGGGCTGCGTGCCGGGGACACCGCCGGGGAGCACCCCGCGGCCGCCGACCGAGCGCATCAGGTGGTAGGCGCCGACCTGCGGGGCGAGACGGCCCGCGACCTCGGACATCGGGGCGAGCAGCGGCAGGGCGCGGCCTGGCAGCTCGACGGTCTCGTAGGCGATCGCGGTGGTGCCGGACTCGACGAGCGCGTCGGTGCACTCCTTGGAGGCGGCCAGGTGCAGGTAGGTGAAGAGCGTCTGGTCCTTGCGGAGGCGGTGGTACTCCTCGGCGATGGGCTCCTTGACCTTGAGCAGCAGGTCGGTGCCGGCCCAGACCTCGTCGGCCGTGGCGAGGATCTGCGCGCCCGCCGAGACGTACTCGTCGTCCGTGATCGAGGAGCCGACGCCGGCGTCGTGCTCGATGAAGACCTGGTGGCCGTGGCGCACCAGCTCGTGCACGCCGGCGGGGGTGATGGCCACCCGGAACTCGTTGTTCTTGACCTCGCGGGGGATGCCGACCTTCACGTCGATCACGGTCCTTGGCTCAGAGGGTGTGGGGCAATACATCTCATACCCGGACATGCATGAGCGCACCGGGAGACCGCAGGAGAAGGTGCGGCAGAGCCAGTTTAATGAAGGTGTTCTCGGTGTCTAGCCTTTCAATGCATCAATCTTCAGCGGATGTACTACGGATTTCGCAGGCGTTAGCGTCATGTTCCAAGGATTCGGGGGCGGGATCGCCCTCCTGGAGCTCCTCGCCCAGCATCCGCTCGGCCGTGCCGCGGTGCAGCGCCGCGGACGCCGGGTCGCCCAGCCGGTCGAGGGTGTCGGCCAGGCGCAACTGCAGTGCCGCCTGCAGCCGTACGTCCTCCGCGCGGCGCGCCCACTCGACGGCCTCGTGACAGGTCAGCAGCGACTCCTCGGGGCGGCCCGCGTACTCCTGGACCCGCGCCAGCTCGCTCAACGCCCGTGCCTGGGCGGGCACATCGCCGTTCTTGCGGTACCCGGCGACGGCCGCCCGCCAGTTCCTCAGCGCCTCGCCGTAGCGGCCCGCGTAGGTGTGCGCGGCGCCGATCCGGCCGTAGAGCCGGGCGGCCTCCGCGCGCTCGTCCCGGGCGAGCCGCTGGGCCAGCGCGCGGCCGAACCAGTCGGCGGCCCGGTCGTAGTCCCCGAGCTCCTGATGCGCGCCGCCTACGGATTCCATCGCGCGGCCGGTCGCATACGGATCGTTCGCTTCGCGTCCGGCGTCCAGCGCGGCCCGGTAGCGGGCCAGCGCCTCGGTCGTACGGCCGGTCTGGGCGTCCAGATCGGCGAGGTTCAGCAGCGCGGCGGCCTTCTCGCGGGGCAGGTCCCGGCGCTCGGCCACGTCGAGGACGAGGCGGTGGATGCCGTAGAGCTCGGGGGCGGCGGCCTGGGTGCCGAAGTGGGCGACCATCGCCCGCACGAGCTGGGACATCAACCGGCGTGCCAGCGTGTCGAGTTCGCCGTCGGCGACCGCGAGGCGGGCGGAGGCCAGCAGGGCGGGCTGCCGGACACGCAGCCAGTCGGCGGCGGCCCGGGGGTTCGGGAAGCGCAGCGAGCTGGGCATGCCGAGGAGTTTCTCGCGGGCCTGGGGGCTGTCCGTCTCGGTGATGGCGCGGCAGGACTGGAGCAGCCGTACGGTCCGCTCCAGCATGCGGGCGCGGGCCAGTTGGAGCTCGGCCGGGCGGTCCTGCGTCTCGGCGAGGGCGTACAGGAGGGGCTGGAGGCAGCCGGGGACCTCGTACTGCGGCAGCGGGGAGTCCAGGGCCCGCAGCAGGCCCGCGGTGACGAAGTCGTCCAGGGTGGTGCGGGCGCCGTTGACCGAGCAGCCGGCCAGCGCGGAGGCGGTCTGGGGGTCGACCAGGCCGGCCGGGGCGAGGGAGAGCAGTCGCAGTATCCGGGCGGCGGGGCTGGGCAGCGAGCCGTAGACGAGCCCGAAGACGCGGCTCAGCGGGGTGCCCTCGTCGCTCTCGGCGTGCAGGTGCTTGGCGAGGTCGGCGACGGCCGCCTGGGGGCGGGCGGCGAGCCAGCCGCCGGCCAGGGTGAGCGCGGCGGGCTGGGTCCGGCACACCTCGACGAGACCCTCGGCGGCGACCGGGTCGACGGTGATGCGGACCGAGCCGGTGTAGCGCGTGAGCAGTTCCAGCGCGGACTTGGTGTCGAGGCCGCCCAGGGTGCAGGGGCGGACGTCGGCGATGCCGGTGAGCGGGCCGCCGGAGACGGCGACGACCAGGCAGTCCGGGGAGTCCGGCAACAGCGCGTCGACCTGCTCGGCGTCGGCCGCGTCGTCGAGCAGGAGCAGCGCCCGCCGGTCGGCGAGGGCGTCGCGCAGACTGTCCGAGAGGTCGTCCTCGGAGGCGCCGGCCCGGGTCGGCAGCTCCAGGGCGGTGAGCAGCTCACGGGCGGTGCGCTCGGTGGGGACGGGGGTGCCGTCGGGCTCGCTCAGGCGGGCCCGGAACACACCGGCGTCGTAACGGTCAGCGACCTGTCGGACGAGTTCCTCGGCGAGTGCGGTGCGGCCGGAGCCGGGCTTGCCGGCGATGAGGAGGACCCGGGCGCGGGGGGCCTTGCGGCCCGCGATGGTGTCCAGGCCCGCGCGCTCGATGTCGGCGCGGAGCTCCTTCAACTCTCTTGCCCGGCCCAGGAATTGACCCTCGGCAGAAGTGTCCTCGGACAGCCTCACGCCGCCGGTGTCCACCGCCTGATCCGTCACGGGCCACACTCCCGTCCCACTGCACGCGCATAGCCCGCCGGGACTCCGGATCGGGTGATTTCAGAGCCTAGTTCACGCTCTGCGACGAACCGTGCGGAGCGCGGCGGGCACATCCCCCGATCGGATCAGCCGATCGTCACACCGGAAGACGTCGAAAGACGCCGAAAGGATGAGGCGAAGGACGAGAGGAGGGACGAGAGGAAGGATGAGGTGTGAGACGACGTGCGGGACGGCGTGTGGGTTCAGGAGTCGAAGGGACGCGCGGGCCACGGCGCGTCGGCGGGGCGCAGTGCCTCGATGCCGTCGCCGTGCCGGGCGGCGACCAGGGCGAGGACGCCGACGGCGAGGCAGTTGTTGTGCAGCTCGCCGGCGAGGACCCCGCGGACCAGGTCGTCGAGGGGCACGCGCGCGTGCTCCATGTCGGCCTCCTCGTCCTCGACCTCGAAGCGCGCTCCGTCGGCCTCGGAGAGATCGCGGGCCAGGAAGATGCGGATGGCCTCGTCGCAGCCGCCGGGCGTGGTGTAGACGTCGGTCAGCACCCGCCAGTCCTCGGCCTTGACGTGCGCCTCCTCGTACAGCTCGCGCTGGGCGGCGTGCAGCGGGTTCTCACCGGGGATGTCGAGCAGTCCGGCCGGGATCTCCCACAGCTTCTGCCGCACGGGGTGGCGGTACTGCCTGATGAGCAGCGCCCGGTCCTGCTCGTCGAGGGCGAGGACGGCCACGGAGCCGGGGTGGACCTGGTAGTCGCGGTGCACGACCGCGCCGCCGGGCATGACCACGTCGTCGGTGCGCACGGAGGTCTTGTTGCCGACGAAGGGGGTCGCGGTCGCCCGGATCTCCCACTCCTCCGGGGTGTCCTTGATCGTCATGCGCTGTCCCTCCACACGTACACGAAACACGTATCCCGAAACACACGTTCACGGACGTCACGTAAAAACGGCCGGGGTGCACACCTCTTGAAGGCGCGCACCCCGGTCACCGTACAACCTTCGTACTACTTGCCCGTCTTGCGTGCCACGGCCGCCTTGACCAGGCCCGCGAAGAGCGGGTGCGGCCGGGTCGGGCGGGAGCGCAGCTCGGGGTGGGCCTGGGTCGCGACGAGGTAGGGGTGGACCTCGCGCGGGTACTCCACGTACTCCACGAGCTTGCCGTCCGGGGACGTGCCGGAGAACTGGAGGCCGGCCTTCTTCTCCAGCTCGGCGCGGTAGGCGTTGTTCACCTCGTAGCGGTGGCGGTGGCGCTCCTCGACGTACTCCTTGCCGTCGTAGACCTCGCGCACGATGGAGCCCTCGGCGAGCTTGGCCGGGTACATGCCCAGGCGCATGGTGCCGCCCATGTCGCCCTCGCCGGCGACGATGTCGAGCTGCTCGGCCATCGTGGAGATGACCGGGTGGCCGGTGGCCGCGTCGAACTCGGTGGAGTTGGCGTCCGCGATGCCGGCGAGGTTGCGCGCGGCCTCGATCACGATGCACTGGAGGCCCAGGCAGAGGCCGAGCAGCGGGATCTTGTGCTCGCGGGCGTACTGGATGGCGCCGACCTTGCCGGACACGCCTCGGTCGCCGAAGCCGCCGGGGATGCAGATCGCGTCCACGTCACCGAGCTGCTTGGCGGCGCCGGCCGGGGTCTTGCAGTCGTCCGAGGTGACCCACTTGATCTTCACCCGGGCCTTGTTGGCGAAGCCGCCGGCGCGCAGCGCCTCGGTGACCGAGAGGTAGGCGTCGGGCAGGTCGATGTACTTGCCGACCAGCGCGAGGTTGATCTCGTACAGCGGGTTGTGGACGCGGTCGAGCAGGTCGTCCCAGGTCGTCCAGTCCACGTCGCGGAACGGGAGGTCCAGCTTGCGGACGACATAGGCGTCCAGGCCCTCGGTGTGGACGGTCTTGGGGATGTCGTAGATCGAGCGGGCGTCGGGGCAGGCGACGACGGCGGCCTCGTCGACGTCGCACATCAGCGAGATCTTGCGCTTGATCGCGGTCGGCACCTCGCGGTCCGACCGGAGCACGATCGCGTCCGGCTGGATACCGATGTTCCTGAGCGCCGCAACCGAGTGCTGGGTCGGCTTCGTCTTCAGCTCTCCCGAGGGGCCGATGTACGGCAGGAGCGAGATGTGGACCACGAACACGTTGTCCCGGCCGACCTCGTGGCGGACCTGGCGGACCGTCTCCAGGAACGGCAGCGACTCGATGTCGCCGACCGTGCCGCCGACCTCGGTGATGACGACGTCGACCTCGTCGGTCGCCATACGCCGGATGCGGTGCTTGATCTCGTTGGTGATGTGCGGGATGACCTGCACGGTGTCGCCCAGGTACTCGCCGCGCCGCTCCTTGGCGATCACCGTCGAGTAGACCTGGCCTGTAGTGACATTGGCACTGCCGTCCAAGTCGCGGTCCAGGAAGCGCTCGTAGTGTCCGATGTCGAGGTCGGTCTCGGCGCCGTCGTTGGTGACGAACACCTCACCGTGCTGGAAGGGGTTCATCGTGCCGGGATCGACGTTCAGATACGGGTCGAGCTTCTGCATCACGACGCGCAGGCCCCGCGCCTTGAGGAGCATGCCGAGGCTGGAGGCGGTGAGGCCCTTGCCGAGTGAGGAGGCGACACCCCCGGTGACGAAGATGTGCTTGGTCGTCGTGGTGTTGCTGTTTCGGAAAGCAGCGGGCGGCATGGCCAAGAGGGGGCTCCCGTGGTCGCGGTCTGGGGTGCGGTGCGGCTGCCCGCCCGGTGAACCCGGGTTTTTCTGGAGGAGCCGTCGCTGCGGTTCGGGGGTTTCCTGCCCACCGGTCCACGGGCTACCAGGGTATCAGCGCCCGGAGGAGATGGCT from Streptomyces sp. NBC_01478 includes the following:
- a CDS encoding ParA family protein, which gives rise to MPARGQEPAGFEAVGSVAVRTFAAHQGHQKPGVTQPAHQSMDGHHVNAMAGDGRGAPHNHFADYDELPDGHFYDPDAEYEPDPEYAATLAPDAARQRRERVGPTGRPLPYFPIPGPLTSHGPATIVAMCNQKGGVGKTTSTINLGAALAEYGRRVLLVDFDPQGALSVGLGVNPMELDLTVYNLLMERGMSADEVLLKTAVPNMDLLPSNIDLSAAEVQLVSEVARESTLQRALKPLMADYDYIVIDCQPSLGLLTVNALTAAHKVIVPLECEFFALRGVALLTETIEKVQERLNPELELDGILATMYDSRTVHSREVLARVVEAFDDHVYHTVIGRTVRFPETTVAGEPITTYASNSVGAAAYRQLAREVLARCHAE
- a CDS encoding tetratricopeptide repeat protein, which encodes MTDQAVDTGGVRLSEDTSAEGQFLGRARELKELRADIERAGLDTIAGRKAPRARVLLIAGKPGSGRTALAEELVRQVADRYDAGVFRARLSEPDGTPVPTERTARELLTALELPTRAGASEDDLSDSLRDALADRRALLLLDDAADAEQVDALLPDSPDCLVVAVSGGPLTGIADVRPCTLGGLDTKSALELLTRYTGSVRITVDPVAAEGLVEVCRTQPAALTLAGGWLAARPQAAVADLAKHLHAESDEGTPLSRVFGLVYGSLPSPAARILRLLSLAPAGLVDPQTASALAGCSVNGARTTLDDFVTAGLLRALDSPLPQYEVPGCLQPLLYALAETQDRPAELQLARARMLERTVRLLQSCRAITETDSPQAREKLLGMPSSLRFPNPRAAADWLRVRQPALLASARLAVADGELDTLARRLMSQLVRAMVAHFGTQAAAPELYGIHRLVLDVAERRDLPREKAAALLNLADLDAQTGRTTEALARYRAALDAGREANDPYATGRAMESVGGAHQELGDYDRAADWFGRALAQRLARDERAEAARLYGRIGAAHTYAGRYGEALRNWRAAVAGYRKNGDVPAQARALSELARVQEYAGRPEESLLTCHEAVEWARRAEDVRLQAALQLRLADTLDRLGDPASAALHRGTAERMLGEELQEGDPAPESLEHDANACEIRSTSAED
- a CDS encoding segregation and condensation protein A; protein product: MTSNDAPAAGTPAGRRRALGKGPGTAPEAEPEVVVAAPEPEAVVEEPEAPVEEASAEEPDDGVFKVRLANFEGPFDLLLQLISKHKLDVTEVALSKVTDEFMSHIRAMGPDWDLDQTTEFLVVAATLLDLKAARLLPSAEVEDEADLALLEARDLLFARLLQYRAYKQIADIFNRRLDEEARRYPRTVGLEPHHAELLPEVVIRIGPEGFARLAVKAMQPRPRPQVYVDHIHAPLVSVQEQAGIVVARLRELGEASFRTLVEDVDDTLTVVARFLALLELYREKAVALDQETALGDLIVRWTGGEGEGEPVVTDEFDRPPEPPKETKEESA
- the ald gene encoding alanine dehydrogenase; protein product: MKVGIPREVKNNEFRVAITPAGVHELVRHGHQVFIEHDAGVGSSITDDEYVSAGAQILATADEVWAGTDLLLKVKEPIAEEYHRLRKDQTLFTYLHLAASKECTDALVESGTTAIAYETVELPGRALPLLAPMSEVAGRLAPQVGAYHLMRSVGGRGVLPGGVPGTQPARAVVIGGGVSGWNATQIAVGMGFHVTLLDRDINKLREADKVFGTKVRAIMSNSFELEKAVLDADLVIGAVLIPGAKAPKLVTNELVSRMKPGSVLVDIAIDQGGCFEDSRPTTHAEPTFPVHNSVFYCVANMPGAVPNTSTYALTNATLPYIVELANRGWVEALRRDPALAKGLNTHDGKVIYREVAEAHGLEHVELETLLG
- a CDS encoding CTP synthase, whose product is MPPAAFRNSNTTTTKHIFVTGGVASSLGKGLTASSLGMLLKARGLRVVMQKLDPYLNVDPGTMNPFQHGEVFVTNDGAETDLDIGHYERFLDRDLDGSANVTTGQVYSTVIAKERRGEYLGDTVQVIPHITNEIKHRIRRMATDEVDVVITEVGGTVGDIESLPFLETVRQVRHEVGRDNVFVVHISLLPYIGPSGELKTKPTQHSVAALRNIGIQPDAIVLRSDREVPTAIKRKISLMCDVDEAAVVACPDARSIYDIPKTVHTEGLDAYVVRKLDLPFRDVDWTTWDDLLDRVHNPLYEINLALVGKYIDLPDAYLSVTEALRAGGFANKARVKIKWVTSDDCKTPAGAAKQLGDVDAICIPGGFGDRGVSGKVGAIQYAREHKIPLLGLCLGLQCIVIEAARNLAGIADANSTEFDAATGHPVISTMAEQLDIVAGEGDMGGTMRLGMYPAKLAEGSIVREVYDGKEYVEERHRHRYEVNNAYRAELEKKAGLQFSGTSPDGKLVEYVEYPREVHPYLVATQAHPELRSRPTRPHPLFAGLVKAAVARKTGK
- the scpB gene encoding SMC-Scp complex subunit ScpB, whose protein sequence is MSEENTGVPASPSAVADLDLKPALEAVLMVVDEPATVEHLAKILQRPKRRISDALRELADEYTVQGRGFELRLIAGGWRFYSRPEFAPAVEGFVLDGQQARLTQAALETLAVVAYRQPVSRSRVSMVRGVNCDGVMRTLLQRGLVEEAGTEPETGAILYVTTNYFLERMGLRGLDELPELAPFLPEAEAIEAETLEGVPSFDPDAPDADADETTTTEL
- a CDS encoding pseudouridine synthase; translation: MRSSGSGSSGGGGRSGGRGNPRGTGGGGNPRGSGGGGGGRGSGAGNSRGAGGGGSQPRGAGGRDDKPKRAGKPRPEERRYDVGPTGSHEGPKSGRGAAARGGAKGGPKQGQSTGRGRWAPATSREYDARAEERNRERYAGKKDIKPPKTFPGAEQGGERLQKVLARAGYGSRRSCEELIEQSRVEVNGEIVVEQGLRVDPEHDEIKVDGLTVATQSYQFFSLNKPAGVVATMEDPEGRQCLGDYVTNRETRLFHVGRLDTETEGVILLTNHGELAHRLTHPKYGVKKTYLAHIVGPIPRDLGKQLKDGIQLEDGYARADHFRVVEQTGKNYLVEVTLHEGRKHIVRRMLAEAGFPVDKLVRVSFGPITLGDQKSGWLRRLSNTEVGMLMQEVDL
- a CDS encoding NUDIX hydrolase; the protein is MTIKDTPEEWEIRATATPFVGNKTSVRTDDVVMPGGAVVHRDYQVHPGSVAVLALDEQDRALLIRQYRHPVRQKLWEIPAGLLDIPGENPLHAAQRELYEEAHVKAEDWRVLTDVYTTPGGCDEAIRIFLARDLSEADGARFEVEDEEADMEHARVPLDDLVRGVLAGELHNNCLAVGVLALVAARHGDGIEALRPADAPWPARPFDS